The Natronosalvus halobius genome contains a region encoding:
- a CDS encoding twin-arginine translocation signal domain-containing protein produces MKPNTSRRRFLRLSGLAVASAGFATPVSAQTETESRQGILADGVAEGGDNWAFFSGMMSSAFGTIGRREDPERLAGAMQNEFNANADAWVSYGNWLTDEYDVQPIGAANINVTVAQTRRVLPDPFEPYETHIEVGYDDETETFDHLEWHDGEVDDADYHLEIRNQAAESAPDELLEFRQTFIGEDGEGHELPDQEYISELQGKYFNYLRFGEDAEHVLQLLLGN; encoded by the coding sequence ATGAAACCCAACACCAGCAGACGACGGTTCCTCCGGTTGTCCGGACTTGCGGTGGCTTCCGCAGGCTTCGCGACGCCGGTTAGCGCACAGACCGAGACCGAATCGAGACAGGGTATCCTCGCCGACGGCGTCGCAGAAGGCGGGGATAACTGGGCGTTTTTTTCCGGAATGATGTCCTCGGCGTTCGGGACGATCGGGCGCCGAGAGGACCCGGAACGACTAGCCGGGGCGATGCAAAACGAGTTCAACGCGAATGCCGACGCGTGGGTCTCGTATGGGAACTGGCTCACCGACGAGTACGACGTCCAGCCGATCGGGGCGGCGAACATCAACGTCACGGTCGCACAGACGCGGCGTGTTCTTCCAGATCCGTTCGAGCCGTACGAGACCCATATCGAGGTCGGGTATGACGACGAGACGGAGACGTTCGACCACCTCGAGTGGCACGATGGCGAAGTCGACGACGCCGACTACCACCTCGAAATCCGGAACCAGGCTGCTGAGTCGGCGCCGGACGAACTCCTCGAGTTCCGCCAGACGTTCATCGGCGAGGACGGCGAGGGACACGAACTCCCCGACCAGGAGTATATCAGCGAACTCCAGGGGAAGTACTTCAACTACCTGCGTTTCGGCGAGGATGCCGAACACGTCCTCCAGCTCCTTCTCGGGAACTAA
- a CDS encoding S8 family peptidase encodes MTQYTRRQYLLGVGTLPLASIAPADRELWWSPPDDAVSYSEGRYGFIVSVEPDSLEEFREDVEGYDNVSWLESREHAASGTVTIVAPPGDIGIRQRDRAFGNGLAHLSYVESVELNRTISLADPIEPAGSNAWSGTGFGTQNYLKVFGEGALSKSGVAFDSDMQEGPIGNVHTHTRADAVTVDTSGLTIGVVDTGVNYGEAIPESRLLSTSTDFTDGDATGTDAVEDTDGHGSWVASCMASELTGDYAGFLPAADVLGCKALEDGQGTIDDIAAGIRHAADEGADVMCLSLGSFQFSQAIQNALEYAVEQGTIPVAANGNDRQMSRWLSHPASSEQTIAVGSTTAALPSESRSAYYSNIGPHNGISDNSGGETQGAMPDIGAPGCKLTAQVPQPSGSDSLETLTGTSMAAPVVAGVIGLYLAENPGTDFETVREGLHRTAAPIPNAAEEEIGHGMPDAEALLAGTEPDTPQAEAMTDEAETRGVAYSTLSGGMYPRLLASAQQRF; translated from the coding sequence ATGACTCAGTACACTCGCAGACAGTATCTCCTCGGAGTCGGAACACTCCCACTCGCCAGCATCGCACCGGCCGACCGCGAACTCTGGTGGTCACCGCCGGACGATGCCGTGAGCTACTCCGAGGGGCGTTACGGGTTCATCGTCTCGGTCGAACCCGACAGCCTCGAGGAGTTCAGAGAGGACGTCGAAGGCTACGACAACGTCTCGTGGCTCGAGTCTCGAGAACACGCGGCCTCGGGGACGGTCACGATCGTCGCCCCTCCGGGCGATATCGGCATCCGGCAGCGCGACCGGGCCTTCGGAAACGGCCTCGCGCATCTGAGCTACGTCGAAAGCGTCGAACTCAACCGGACGATCTCGCTGGCGGACCCGATCGAACCAGCGGGCTCGAACGCCTGGTCGGGAACCGGGTTCGGCACCCAGAATTACCTCAAGGTCTTCGGCGAGGGCGCGCTCTCGAAGTCAGGCGTCGCCTTCGACTCGGACATGCAGGAAGGCCCGATCGGCAACGTTCACACGCACACGCGGGCGGACGCGGTCACCGTGGATACCTCGGGCCTCACGATCGGCGTGGTCGACACCGGCGTCAACTACGGCGAGGCCATCCCCGAGAGTCGGTTACTCTCGACCTCGACGGACTTCACGGACGGCGACGCGACCGGAACCGATGCCGTCGAGGACACTGACGGACACGGTAGCTGGGTCGCTTCCTGTATGGCCTCGGAACTCACGGGCGACTACGCGGGCTTCCTTCCCGCTGCCGACGTCCTCGGGTGTAAGGCGCTCGAGGACGGACAGGGAACGATCGACGATATCGCGGCCGGCATCCGACACGCCGCCGACGAAGGCGCGGACGTGATGTGCCTCTCACTCGGATCGTTCCAGTTCTCCCAGGCTATCCAGAACGCCCTCGAGTACGCCGTCGAACAGGGAACTATCCCGGTCGCAGCGAACGGCAACGACCGTCAGATGTCCCGATGGCTCTCTCATCCGGCCTCGAGCGAGCAGACGATCGCCGTCGGATCGACGACGGCAGCGCTCCCCAGCGAGTCCCGGTCGGCGTACTACTCGAACATCGGACCTCACAACGGAATATCGGACAACTCCGGTGGCGAGACGCAAGGCGCGATGCCCGACATTGGCGCCCCGGGCTGCAAGCTCACGGCGCAGGTCCCACAACCGTCCGGAAGCGACTCACTCGAGACGCTGACCGGGACGTCGATGGCGGCGCCGGTCGTCGCGGGCGTGATCGGTCTTTACCTGGCCGAAAATCCGGGAACGGACTTCGAGACCGTGCGCGAGGGCCTCCACCGGACGGCCGCACCCATCCCGAACGCCGCCGAAGAGGAGATCGGCCACGGGATGCCCGACGCCGAAGCACTCCTCGCGGGCACCGAACCCGACACGCCACAGGCAGAGGCCATGACCGACGAGGCCGAGACTCGAGGCGTCGCGTACTCGACGCTCTCGGGCGGGATGTACCCGCGACTACTCGCGAGCGCCCAACAGCGATTCTAA